A stretch of Mesorhizobium sp. M2A.F.Ca.ET.046.03.2.1 DNA encodes these proteins:
- a CDS encoding GNAT family N-acetyltransferase, producing MTSTTSPSSEKIEPQLRAVRPSDAEALCAIFNMPGFRQGTLRMPFERVEQVERRIAKSGQETTWIVAELEGKVVGHGNLVVQGSRRSHVGEINIGLDDAFVGKGIGSAILGALLDVADNWRALKRVELTVYADNEPAIRLYTSHGFEVEGRHVKAGFTDGQYHDLLSMARLRF from the coding sequence ATGACCAGCACGACCTCGCCATCCTCCGAGAAAATCGAACCGCAGCTTCGAGCCGTCCGGCCAAGCGATGCGGAGGCGCTTTGCGCTATCTTCAACATGCCGGGCTTTCGCCAGGGCACTCTCAGGATGCCTTTCGAGCGGGTGGAGCAGGTGGAGCGGCGCATTGCCAAGTCCGGCCAGGAAACCACCTGGATCGTGGCGGAGCTGGAAGGCAAGGTCGTCGGCCATGGCAACCTTGTCGTGCAGGGTTCGCGCCGCTCGCATGTCGGCGAGATCAACATCGGCCTTGACGATGCCTTTGTCGGCAAGGGCATCGGCTCTGCCATACTCGGCGCGCTGCTCGACGTGGCCGATAACTGGCGGGCCCTGAAGCGGGTCGAATTGACCGTCTATGCCGACAACGAACCGGCCATCCGTCTCTACACAAGCCACGGCTTCGAGGTCGAAGGTCGGCATGTGAAGGCCGGCTTTACTGACGGGCAGTACCACGACCTCCTGAGCATGGCCCGACTGCGGTTCTAA